One window from the genome of Rhodobacteraceae bacterium S2214 encodes:
- a CDS encoding AAA family ATPase, which produces MIAKPSDFGALFSCQRVLIIGANGAGKTWFAIRLSDRTGLPVFHNDAFALKTGWAYRDRSDIRRAQDDVIAQPRWILEGGPSLLQTDGLKRADVVVWLDPPKSVRIGRIMWRSIRFMGRNRPEHPEGNADWPGRRQFRFVRKAWRLDAKIRVGIGAALAETPTPTIRLRTAKAARDLF; this is translated from the coding sequence ATGATTGCAAAGCCCTCCGATTTCGGGGCGCTTTTTTCTTGCCAACGTGTCCTGATCATCGGCGCAAACGGGGCGGGCAAGACTTGGTTTGCCATTAGGCTGTCGGACCGCACGGGGCTTCCCGTTTTCCACAACGATGCGTTCGCGTTGAAAACGGGTTGGGCATATCGCGACCGTTCAGACATACGACGTGCCCAAGACGATGTTATTGCCCAGCCACGTTGGATCCTCGAAGGCGGTCCATCGCTGCTTCAAACGGACGGGCTAAAGCGTGCAGATGTCGTCGTCTGGCTCGATCCGCCCAAATCAGTTCGTATTGGCCGGATCATGTGGCGCAGTATCCGGTTCATGGGGCGCAACCGACCGGAACATCCTGAAGGCAATGCAGATTGGCCTGGTCGGCGGCAATTCCGTTTTGTGCGTAAAGCGTGGCGGCTTGATGCGAAAATCCGCGTGGGAATCGGTGCTGCACTAGCGGAAACGCCAACCCCAACGATCCGCCTTAGGACCGCAAAGGCGGCGCGAGACCTGTTCTAG
- the rsmA gene encoding 16S rRNA (adenine(1518)-N(6)/adenine(1519)-N(6))-dimethyltransferase RsmA gives MSTIDNLPPLREVIDTHGIAAKKSLGQNFLLDLNLTAKIARMAGDLSGADVLEVGPGPGGLTRGLLAEGARRVLAIEKDERCMSALAEISAAYPGQLEVINGDALEVNPLTHLTPPIKVAANLPYNVGTELLVRWLTPPEWPPFWESLTLMFQREVAQRIVAQPGTKAYGRLALLAQWRAEPRIVLDLPPEAFSPPPKVSSAVVHLTALPAPRFEADPAVLNRVVAAGFNQRRKMLRSALKVLGPDIEDHLIAAGIKPTERAEQVSLEEFCALARSVASAS, from the coding sequence ATGAGCACCATTGATAATCTGCCCCCCCTGCGGGAGGTGATCGACACCCACGGGATTGCCGCGAAAAAATCGCTTGGGCAGAACTTCCTGCTGGATTTGAACCTGACCGCGAAAATCGCGCGGATGGCGGGTGATCTGTCGGGCGCAGATGTACTTGAAGTCGGCCCCGGTCCGGGTGGCCTGACACGCGGCTTGCTGGCCGAAGGCGCGCGGCGTGTGCTGGCGATTGAAAAAGATGAACGCTGCATGTCAGCGCTGGCCGAAATTTCGGCCGCCTATCCGGGACAGTTGGAGGTCATCAACGGTGACGCGCTCGAGGTGAACCCGCTGACCCATCTAACACCACCAATCAAAGTAGCCGCCAACCTGCCCTACAACGTCGGCACTGAATTGCTCGTCCGCTGGCTGACGCCGCCCGAATGGCCACCGTTCTGGGAAAGCCTGACCTTGATGTTCCAACGCGAGGTCGCCCAGCGGATCGTGGCCCAGCCGGGCACAAAGGCCTACGGACGCTTGGCGCTTTTGGCGCAGTGGCGGGCTGAACCACGGATCGTATTGGACTTACCGCCAGAGGCGTTTTCACCGCCCCCGAAAGTCAGTTCCGCCGTCGTCCACCTGACAGCCCTGCCCGCACCCCGCTTTGAGGCCGATCCGGCTGTGCTGAACCGTGTCGTCGCTGCGGGTTTCAACCAGCGACGCAAAATGCTGCGCTCTGCGTTGAAGGTGTTGGGACCAGATATAGAAGACCACCTTATCGCGGCGGGAATCAAGCCCACGGAACGCGCCGAACAGGTGTCACTGGAAGAATTCTGCGCATTGGCGCGTAGCGTCGCGTCTGCGTCCTAG